The region CAACCATTCCCCCCACTGGTACTCCTACGAGGGCAGCGCCCTGGGCCGGGCCATCCGTGACGCCGGCTGGCGCGCCACGAAGGTGAACCTCGACGCCAGGACCGTCTGCTTCGTCCGCTTCGACCAGGAGGGGTGACCCCGGCTCCCCCGGCTGGGCGCCCGTTCGGCGCACCGGTCCGACGCCGTGCCGCTAGGATCCGGTGGGGCCCGACGGGGCCGTTCCGCACGGCCGCCGCGGCGCAGCCTCCACCCCCTTCCCCCTACCCCCGACCGCAGGTGAATAGAGCTTTCAACGTGGATATCAGCGACCCCAGGGCGCGTAAAGCCGCGGCACTCGCCGAGGAACGCCTCCGGCTGGCCCGCATCCGTGAGGAACGGGAGCGCGGCCGCAGGGACAGCGTCTGGCAGGAGTTCGGAGCCGAATCCGAGCGGATCCCCGACCTCCGTGACACGGTCGAGGCCGTGGTCGCCGAATCGGGAGACGACGCGGGCGGCCCGGCTCAGGGGCTGCGGGCGATGCTGGAGGGGCGGATGTGCCCCGGGGCTCCCGGGCTGCTGCTGGAACTGCTACGGGACCTGCCTCCCGACACCGCCGCCGGTCACCTGGCGCGCCTGCACGGTATCGGCGTGCCCGCTCTGGCGAGGTGGACGCGCCTGGGTGAGTTGCTGCACGGGCAGCGTGAACCCGCTACGGAGGAGCTCCAGGGCCTGCCCTCGCTCGATCCGGCGTTCAGCCTGTGGCGCGATGGCGAACTGCTGCGCCGGGGCAACAGGCTGAGGAGTCTGGAGCGGTTTCTGGAGAACGCGCCTCTCCCCCTGGTCGACGACCTTGTGGACCGGGGAACCGCCTTTCCCCTCGGTGGACAGGAGCGCTCGGACCCGCAGGAGAACCTCTACCTGTTGGCGCGCCGCAGCCCGGAGAGGTTGACCGACGCGCAGGTCGAATCACTCGGTTGGCTGGAGGAGGGGTGGCGCAGACGCCTCCTGGAGAATCCCGAGTGCGAGGTGCCCGACGACGCGCCCGAGCCCGTCCGCGACCTCGCCGCCGTGGGAGGGGGCGACTCCGAGGCCCTGGCGAGACTCGTGCACACCCTGGACGAGCGCTCCCGGCAACTCGTCCGCCAGGTCCTCGGTGAACCGGAGCGGCCTTCGGTCTGGCCCAGGGCGCTGTTCAAGGACACCGACCTGTGGCCGGTCCTCGAGCGTCTGTGCGAGGGCTGGGCCCTCGAAACCTCGCAGGAGACAACGGTCCCGTTCGCCGTCTGGCGGGATCTGCGATCGGCGCACCGGGAACTCCTCGACGTACGCCCCTCCGCATACGAATATCTCGCGCCCTACACGTCCTCATCAGAGCCTTGGGTCCGGGAGGAGGCGGTGGCGATGGAGGTCTACCTCGATCTTCGCTTCTCCGAAAGCGGGGACTCCCAGATACTGCACAAGGCCCTGGAACGCCTGAACGCGCTGCCGGAGCGCAGCGCCGTCACCGAGGGCAATATCGCCTGGATCCACTCCCGGCTGGCTATGGACCGCAACAACCGCGGTCCGCTCTTCAACCCCTATCTGGAACTGGGCGTTGCCCACGGCTCCGACCAGCGCATGTGGCGGGACGCCTGGCGCAGCCTGCGCCGCCTCCTCCAGGGGCACAAACAGGAACTGTCGGACATCAATCAGGCGCGTGACCTCATCCGCGACATAGAGGCCACCGGCGGCCTGGAGAACCACCCCCTCTACATCCTCCCGGTGTTCCCCGACCGCCTCTTCCCCCGCCCGCGGGTCCCGCGGAGGTTCGTCGCAGAGCCCCGGCCCCTGGCGCGCCGGAGCGGGCCCGTGTCACAGGAACTCAGGGAGCGCATACGTACCGATGCCATCACGGCACTGCTGAACCGAGCGGTCGCGGAGAGGACACCATGAGGCGGCGAGAACGCGAAGAAGACACCGACGAGAAGATCGAACGCATCCTCAGAGAACTGAGCCCGCGGGAGCGGGAGCGGCTGATGGCCGTCGTGGCGGTCGGCATGGAACCGAAGCGGCTCATCGCCCCGCTGACGGACAGGCTCGTCGAGGTCTTCCGGGAGCACACCGAACACGAACTGACACCACAGCAGGCACGGGAGATCGCCCGTCTGGCCCTGGTGGAGAACATGGGAGCGAGGCAGACGCACCTGTCCCAGCTCGCCCAGCTCCTCCAGGACGTCGAGAAGCAGAAGGGGGAGGGCGACCCCCGGGTCCTGTCCCGCAGGATCCTCGACTTCTGCCGGGCCAGCGGACTGAAGAAGGTCACCGATACCGAGGACCTGTCCCGCTACCGGGTGATCGCCGGGCATCCGGGCCCCGGAACCACGGTCAAGGTCGTCTCTCCGGCCTTCGTGGACGAGATCAGCGGGCGCCTGATCGTCTCCGGGGAGATCCGCTTCCTGGAGGCGAAGTCCGAGAAGAGCGGCAGGGGGCGCGCATGAGTTTCGGTATCGACTTCGGGACCACCAATTCGGTCCTCGCCCGCTGGAACGGGGAAGAAGCCGAGGTGGTCGCGTTGGACAGCACCAACCTGGACCACTGGAACTACCCGGCGTTCGCGTCGTTGTTCCCCTCCATGGTCGGTGTCAGTTCGGTGCGAGAGGAGGTCCTGTTCGGCTGGGAGGCCAAACTCCGGTCCCAGCAGGCCACCGCGGCCGCCAAGCGCCTCCTGGCCGGTGATGAGCACGTCCAGGTCGGGCAGCGTTCCTGGCACGCCTCCACCGTGGCCGCGGGCATCTTCCGGACCATGCGGGACCGGGCCGAGGAGGAGCACTTCCTGGAACTGGACTCCGCGGTCGTCACCGTCCCGGCCAACTCCGCCGGGGCCGCCCGGTTCCGTACCCGGGCAGCGGCCCGCGAGGCCGGGATCAAGGTGGACTCGCTCATCAACGAGCCGACAGCGGCCGCCCTGTACTACAAGCAGCAGCTCGGCGACGACGGGCTGGAGAACATCGTCACCTTCGACTGGGGCGGCGGCACCATCGACGTCACGGTCATGGAGGCGGAGGGGAACGGCGGCCTGTTCGAGGAGCGGGCGGCCCGCGGCGTCCCCCGCCTGGGCGGTCTGGAACTGGACGACAGCCTGGCACGCCTGGTCATGGCGAAGGCGGGCAGGCGCCCCAAGGGCCTCGCCGAGAGGACCGTGTTCGCCCGCGAGATCGAACTGGCCAAGATCCGCCTGTCGAACGAGGCCGTGGTCGCCGTTCCCGCGCCCGGCGGCAGGACCAACGTGGAGATCACCCGTGAGGAGTTCGAGAAGGCGATCCGTCCCGTGGTGGAACGGGCGGTCGAACCGCTCCGCCGCTGCCTGGCCGACCTCGACCTGGTCCCGGAGGACGTCGACTCGGTCCTCATGATCGGCGGCAGCAGCCAGATCCCCCTCGTTCGGCGGATGGTCGGCGACATCATGGGGGACCGCATCGTCTCCTCGGACCTGTGCGACCCCATGACCTCCGTCGCCCAGGGCGCCGCCGTGGCAGCCGCCATCAACGGCGGCGACGTCGACATCGACCTCGCCGTGGGCACCACGCATGCCCTGGGCACCGTTTCCACACGCAGGATCGGTCCGGGCGAGGAGGTGCGGTCCTTCAGCCAGATCATCCCCCGCAACGCCACCCTGCCCCGGTCACAGGAGAAGAACTACCGGCCCAACGATGCCGGGCAGAAGCGCATCGGCGTCGAGATCTGGGAGGGGGACCCCGCGGACCCCGTCTCGGCCGAGACCGGAGCCGACAACAGGTCGAACATCTGCCTGACCAGGCTGCCCATCGACCTGCCGCCGTTCCGGGACCCGGAGGAGGCCTCCTTCACGCTCACCTACACCTACGACCTCAGCGGGCTCCTGGGTGTGCGGGCCGTTATGGACCGGGACGGCACCGTCCTGGTGGACCGTGAGATCGACGCCTTCGGCCTGTCCACGACCGGGGTGGGGGTCAGCGCGGCGAGTCTGCGCGAGTTCCTCCAGACCCGTCCCCGGATTCCGGGTGACGACCGGATCGACGAAGGGGCGGTACCGATCGCGCGTCCGGGCGCACGGTCTGCCGTGCCCT is a window of Nocardiopsis changdeensis DNA encoding:
- a CDS encoding Hsp70 family protein, encoding MSFGIDFGTTNSVLARWNGEEAEVVALDSTNLDHWNYPAFASLFPSMVGVSSVREEVLFGWEAKLRSQQATAAAKRLLAGDEHVQVGQRSWHASTVAAGIFRTMRDRAEEEHFLELDSAVVTVPANSAGAARFRTRAAAREAGIKVDSLINEPTAAALYYKQQLGDDGLENIVTFDWGGGTIDVTVMEAEGNGGLFEERAARGVPRLGGLELDDSLARLVMAKAGRRPKGLAERTVFAREIELAKIRLSNEAVVAVPAPGGRTNVEITREEFEKAIRPVVERAVEPLRRCLADLDLVPEDVDSVLMIGGSSQIPLVRRMVGDIMGDRIVSSDLCDPMTSVAQGAAVAAAINGGDVDIDLAVGTTHALGTVSTRRIGPGEEVRSFSQIIPRNATLPRSQEKNYRPNDAGQKRIGVEIWEGDPADPVSAETGADNRSNICLTRLPIDLPPFRDPEEASFTLTYTYDLSGLLGVRAVMDRDGTVLVDREIDAFGLSTTGVGVSAASLREFLQTRPRIPGDDRIDEGAVPIARPGARSAVPSPVQVAAAVGRPSSGAANTPSGTAVRGQGPLVVDGSNLSYGGRGKASLTRLYSALDELRVQNPGVEIVVVVDANFRHVVAEEERSEVDRDISEGALHRVPSRTVGGADVYLLEIARRKGGTVVSNDGFREHTDHHSWLSEPGRLLGAEEIAGMWVFKERRPTS